Genomic window (Dolosigranulum savutiense):
AAGCTCTCAGCCGGTGCAATAGGCACTTAACTGAGAGCTTTTATAACATCTAACTTGATTTATTTTTTAACAGAATCTTTCAAGTTTTCTGCTGTGTCTTTAACAGAGTCTTTAACCTCATTGAAGTTTTTTTCTGCTTTTTTCGCACCTTTTTCAACACTATCTTTTGCTTTGTCGAATGAATCTTGTGCTTTGTCTGCAGCTTTTTGACCTGCTTCTTCTGCTTGGTCTTTTAATTTTTCGCCTTGTTTTTTAGCTTCTTGTGCCAAGTCATCTGCTTGGTTAGCGATGTCGCCACGTAATTCTTCTCCTGATTTAGGTGCGAATAAGAGAGCTGTCACTCCTGCAACAACGCCTCCCACTAATGTTCCTGCTAGAAATCCTGATGCAAAATCTTTTTCGCTCATTTGAAACATCCTTTCCTAATTATTTAGTATTTATCTTCTTGTATTCTTTCCTGCTATACTTTTTGTTAGACGGACTGTTTTTTCGTTCAAGCCAGATACTGACTCTCCTAAGTCGCCAACCGCTTTGAATAATGGATCAGTTGAACCGAGCTTGTTATTTACATCATCGAGTGTTGTGTTTGTTTTATTCAACAATCCTTCCACTTCGATTAATAAATGATCAGCATCTTTTGTAATTGTATTTAGACTTGTATTTACCTCTTCGATTGTTGTATTCAATTCTGTTACAACACCCGTCACTTTCAACAGTAAATAGCATAATACAAAAGCAATTAGTGCAAACGCCACTGCTGCAATTAAAGCAGCAATTTCTCCTCCTGTCATACGTATCCCTCTCTCTCTAATTCATCTACCATAAGAATACCATTATATCAGCCTAAACACAAATATTTTAGGTCATTTTTACTATAATTTTTAAATTTATTTGTTTAAATTCCATTCGTTGAAAATTCGACTGCTCATCTGACATTCTCTAACATCTATGATATAATGTGATAGCATTTATCGTTGTGTGCTAGCAATGGAGCGATAAACCATATAATTCAAAATAGAAGGAGTGATATAGATGAACGGAAATTCATCTGAAACATTAGAAGGGAATATTCAAGAACAGACGAATATTTTAATTGAGTATTGGAATAATATTGATTGGCAACATATTTTCTTCTCAACCGTCATCGGTATTATCCAAATCATTATTGTTTTGATCTTATATCTTATTGCTAAAAAAGTTGGGAACCGTATTATTAAAGGCAGCTTTAACCGGCAAAAAGCACGTGCCGACAATCCTGTGCGGGTCAATACTGTCGAGCGCATTATTGTCAACATTTATAATGCCGTACTGGTGTTCTTAGCAATGTTTAGTGTATTAGAAATTATTGGTGTTCCAGTTGGGTCACTTATTGCCGGAGCCGGAGTGATTGGTTTGGCTTTCTCACTAGGGGCACAAGATTTTGTCTCTGATATTGTTAATGGCTTCATGATTATGATGGAAGGTCAAATCGATATTGGTGACCAAGTCGTTATCGATGGAACTTGGGGAACCGTTGCTGATACGAACCTAAAAACAACCCAAATAAAAGGGTTTGATGGCTCTATCTACTACATTCCTAACCGAAAAATTGACATGATTTGTAATCGGTCCAAAGGTAATATGCGGGCTGATGTGCATATTAGACTCTTCCCGGATACAGATACGGAAAAAGTTCGGTCAATTATTCGCCAAGTGAATAAAGAAAAATTCCCAGATTATCCAACCATTGTGGGAGAACCCAATATTATTGTTCACCCAATGGAAAATGGACAAGCCTCTTTACGGGTTGATATCTTTACAGAACCTGGCCATGAATGGGATATTCAATGGGACTTCTTCGAATATTACATCTCTCGACTTTCACAAGAAGGCATTAAACTTCCAGCCAATACGTTGGACATAACTCCTCGTGCAAAATAAATTTCAACCTTCATTCTATTCTAGTAATAACTGCTAGATAGAATGAAGGTTTTTGTTATTTAAAATAACTTATTTGATATAAATCGGCTATTAGCCCGGGCAGATTATTATGACAATAATTTCCCGATTATAATCCTATTATTTTCGATAGATATATATTAGTGTATTATCAATAGATGCTGCCACTAACCGCTTTAATTACGCTATTTAACACTAGAATACTTCTAATAGTGCCTAACAAAAAAAGATAGCCTCAAGGAATGAAACTATCTTCTCTAGTATGATGATTAATAAATACTACACTTCTGTTGAGTGCACGCGTTTGACTTGAACTTTATTCACTCGTCGCTGTTTTACGCCGGTTGCTTTGAACGCATAATGATCGTAAATAAACGTGTCGCCTTCTTCCGG
Coding sequences:
- a CDS encoding YtxH domain-containing protein, which encodes MSEKDFASGFLAGTLVGGVVAGVTALLFAPKSGEELRGDIANQADDLAQEAKKQGEKLKDQAEEAGQKAADKAQDSFDKAKDSVEKGAKKAEKNFNEVKDSVKDTAENLKDSVKK
- a CDS encoding DUF948 domain-containing protein, whose translation is MTGGEIAALIAAVAFALIAFVLCYLLLKVTGVVTELNTTIEEVNTSLNTITKDADHLLIEVEGLLNKTNTTLDDVNNKLGSTDPLFKAVGDLGESVSGLNEKTVRLTKSIAGKNTRR
- a CDS encoding mechanosensitive ion channel family protein; this translates as MNGNSSETLEGNIQEQTNILIEYWNNIDWQHIFFSTVIGIIQIIIVLILYLIAKKVGNRIIKGSFNRQKARADNPVRVNTVERIIVNIYNAVLVFLAMFSVLEIIGVPVGSLIAGAGVIGLAFSLGAQDFVSDIVNGFMIMMEGQIDIGDQVVIDGTWGTVADTNLKTTQIKGFDGSIYYIPNRKIDMICNRSKGNMRADVHIRLFPDTDTEKVRSIIRQVNKEKFPDYPTIVGEPNIIVHPMENGQASLRVDIFTEPGHEWDIQWDFFEYYISRLSQEGIKLPANTLDITPRAK